In Helicobacter bilis, a genomic segment contains:
- a CDS encoding exo-alpha-sialidase, producing the protein MLKILNFYAFCCAAIIMLCSFIKHNNIKHEIYSPFFITQTKITQATHNTPDKNLSFIATQSLLPNKELSAHASAIVSKDSKLMTLFYAGTREGAFDVKIYQSFLDTKTLDSKWSEPLALLTPEMLTSLSGRYVKKLGNPIVFKDSRDRVHLFVVGVSLGGWATSRIYQFYFSDDLAQIHYVRELHLNPFGNYSHLVRTPALPLENGGFILAFSHEMWHKFPLIAIFDENGNMLTTKAINHLKAQLQPSIIALNEKECAAFYRTNNRYNTNTYYQTCENYAKTWHNIETSNMKNYDSSILLVKLGDEVVLITNDGKHNPIWQNDTKKGDRQSLSLYYLQDKIKGQFVYIDTIDTAKKGGEVSYPAAILDNNLLHITYTYNRKTIKHTALNINAILEKIESMRKDSMQQIKGGK; encoded by the coding sequence GTGCTAAAGATTCTAAACTTTTATGCTTTTTGTTGTGCTGCTATTATTATGCTATGCTCTTTTATAAAGCATAATAATATCAAGCATGAGATATATTCCCCTTTCTTTATCACACAAACTAAGATCACACAAGCTACACATAATACACCGGATAAAAACCTGTCCTTTATTGCTACACAATCGCTATTGCCAAACAAAGAGTTAAGCGCACATGCAAGTGCGATAGTCTCAAAAGATTCTAAGCTTATGACGCTTTTTTATGCGGGGACTAGAGAGGGGGCATTTGATGTGAAAATCTATCAAAGCTTTTTAGACACAAAGACATTAGATTCTAAATGGAGTGAGCCTTTGGCTTTGCTTACACCAGAAATGCTTACAAGCCTTAGTGGGAGATATGTAAAAAAGCTAGGCAATCCCATTGTATTTAAAGATTCTAGAGACAGAGTGCATTTGTTTGTTGTTGGGGTTAGTCTTGGCGGATGGGCTACTTCCAGAATCTATCAGTTTTATTTTAGCGATGATTTAGCACAAATACATTATGTGCGAGAACTTCACCTAAATCCATTTGGCAACTACTCTCATCTTGTCCGCACACCAGCCTTGCCGCTTGAAAATGGTGGTTTTATCCTTGCTTTCTCACATGAAATGTGGCATAAATTCCCACTTATTGCAATCTTTGATGAAAATGGCAATATGCTAACCACAAAGGCTATAAATCATCTAAAAGCACAACTACAACCTAGCATTATCGCCCTAAATGAGAAAGAGTGTGCCGCATTTTATCGCACAAATAACCGCTACAATACAAACACTTACTATCAAACTTGTGAGAATTACGCAAAAACTTGGCATAACATAGAAACAAGCAATATGAAAAACTATGATAGCTCGATACTGCTTGTAAAGCTTGGCGATGAAGTCGTGCTTATCACAAATGATGGCAAACATAATCCTATATGGCAGAACGATACAAAAAAGGGTGATAGACAAAGCCTTAGCCTTTATTATTTACAGGATAAAATCAAGGGGCAATTTGTCTATATCGATACGATTGACACAGCTAAAAAGGGCGGCGAAGTTAGCTATCCTGCGGCAATACTCGATAATAATCTCTTGCATATTACCTATACTTATAATCGAAAGACAATCAAGCATACCGCACTAAATATTAACGCAATACTAGAAAAGATAGAATCTATGAGAAAAGATTCTATGCAGCAGATAAAGGGGGGCAAATGA